The Sphingomonas sp. So64.6b genome includes a region encoding these proteins:
- a CDS encoding NepR family anti-sigma factor: MSSGEESSKKPQASGAAKVQSKDRDMGAALRTVYQKTVEEDIPAEMLDLLGKLD; this comes from the coding sequence TTGAGTTCGGGCGAAGAGTCTTCGAAAAAGCCGCAAGCTTCCGGCGCGGCGAAGGTCCAAAGCAAGGATCGTGACATGGGAGCCGCATTGCGTACTGTCTATCAAAAGACGGTAGAAGAGGACATTCCAGCCGAAATGCTCGACCTTCTGGGTAAACTCGACTGA
- a CDS encoding entericidin A/B family lipoprotein, whose amino-acid sequence MRKLIGMAFVAAALMVSACNTVEGVGKDVKSAGDTVAKTADDAK is encoded by the coding sequence ATGCGCAAACTTATTGGAATGGCCTTCGTTGCAGCGGCGCTGATGGTCAGCGCATGCAATACCGTTGAAGGCGTAGGCAAAGACGTCAAGTCGGCCGGGGACACGGTTGCCAAGACAGCCGACGACGCCAAATAA
- a CDS encoding peptidoglycan DD-metalloendopeptidase family protein, translating into MSKISVASAANLIARFRTYFTTRDVIFHDGRDLRRFSIGGRTQALMAGVAGITLCFSAYGVAQAAVGAVALSGIVDAPLSPEAKVAQMQARVTKMQADVAAIKTVAEAHAARVEQRQALISAVMTGKADPRALSMAAPTIDPADAKVAADVIKPLQQVEARQVTLAVKARHAAEQRYAMTIQHVRRLGIAPERFASRAKMPAMGGPFEAADSAEASAETRADLQFRSLFMTWKKLDSLEQGVIAIPSAQPVEHLSFTSNYGVRSDPFRGTAAMHAGVDIPGPLGTPVYATADGIIGRAERSGGYGNLVEINHGKGIQTRYGHLSKILVTANTRVKRGQLIALMGSTGRSTGSHLHYEVRIDGHAVNPIPFLQTADYLQTVQDRAVKLTPTSIGGPAGQ; encoded by the coding sequence ATGAGCAAGATTTCAGTCGCGTCTGCCGCGAATCTTATCGCGCGGTTCCGGACGTACTTTACGACCCGTGACGTGATCTTTCACGATGGCCGCGATCTTCGCCGCTTCAGCATCGGCGGTCGCACCCAGGCCCTGATGGCTGGCGTTGCCGGCATCACCCTTTGTTTTTCGGCTTATGGTGTGGCGCAGGCCGCGGTCGGCGCGGTGGCATTGAGCGGCATCGTCGATGCGCCGCTGTCACCCGAAGCCAAGGTCGCCCAGATGCAGGCCCGCGTCACCAAGATGCAGGCCGATGTCGCCGCGATCAAGACTGTCGCGGAGGCTCATGCTGCCCGTGTCGAGCAACGCCAGGCGCTGATCTCTGCCGTGATGACGGGCAAGGCCGACCCCCGCGCCCTGTCGATGGCCGCGCCGACCATCGATCCGGCCGACGCCAAGGTCGCTGCGGATGTGATCAAGCCGCTACAGCAGGTCGAGGCTCGTCAGGTGACGCTCGCCGTGAAGGCCCGTCATGCCGCCGAGCAGCGTTATGCGATGACCATCCAGCATGTCCGCCGCCTCGGCATCGCGCCCGAGCGATTTGCGAGCCGCGCGAAGATGCCCGCAATGGGCGGTCCATTCGAAGCTGCCGACAGCGCCGAGGCCTCTGCCGAGACGCGTGCCGACCTGCAATTCCGCTCGCTGTTCATGACCTGGAAGAAGCTCGATTCACTTGAGCAGGGCGTGATCGCGATCCCCTCGGCCCAGCCGGTCGAGCATCTCAGTTTCACCAGCAACTATGGCGTCCGTTCCGATCCATTCCGCGGTACCGCCGCGATGCATGCCGGCGTCGACATTCCCGGCCCGCTCGGTACGCCGGTCTATGCCACCGCCGACGGCATCATCGGCCGTGCCGAGCGTTCGGGCGGCTACGGTAATCTGGTCGAGATCAACCACGGCAAGGGCATCCAGACGCGCTACGGCCATCTGTCGAAGATCCTCGTCACCGCCAATACCCGGGTAAAGCGCGGCCAGCTAATCGCGTTGATGGGCTCGACCGGGCGTTCGACGGGCAGCCATCTTCATTATGAAGTCCGCATCGATGGCCATGCGGTCAACCCGATCCCATTCCTGCAGACCGCAGACTATCTGCAAACGGTGCAGGACCGCGCGGTCAAGCTGACCCCGACCTCCATCGGCGGCCCTGCCGGGCAGTAA
- a CDS encoding histidine kinase dimerization/phosphoacceptor domain -containing protein yields MESTSERAALARRSSLFLSQIPTGAKIFLILSTALLPLAIIAFFATLKTTQNADADARARLRVAISESARKVAIELVGDMTALRVALNALDSDPGDAPNCARVQGVFAQQAAAGTRFVITDRAGRVLCGSALSADMAPPTVPSEAPIAARLVPDKGLMLAIKGANGAAAKASVYFPAEFLAEIGQPSGFTPPFSTTLIREDESLRLVSLPARGPLERRETQIQPLGIGELSLQMSVRSLPITSPLLIALLLPILMWAAAASISWFIVDRLLIRPLRQLRTSVAAYVPGELIDPAQVRALPAQEIRELGDTFRTISRTVAEHEAGLAEGLVRQTRLTREVHHRVKNNLQVIASLINFHARGAKSREATDAYAGIQRRVDALAVVHRHHFAEMEEHRGLSLRSVVGELASNIRATAPEGSSQIGIAIDVEPYLVNQDVAIAVAFLITEIVELAMSCNPAAQIRISVKAAEVPERAILRLSSTALIEGDVLREIVTERYGRVIEGLSRQLRSKLHHDPLIGAYEIAIAVTGRD; encoded by the coding sequence ATCGAATCGACATCCGAACGCGCAGCTTTGGCCAGACGATCTTCGCTGTTTCTGTCGCAAATCCCGACCGGCGCCAAAATCTTCCTGATCCTGAGTACGGCCCTGCTCCCGCTGGCGATCATCGCCTTTTTCGCGACGTTGAAGACCACGCAAAACGCCGACGCCGATGCGCGCGCGCGATTACGCGTCGCGATATCCGAAAGTGCGCGCAAGGTAGCGATCGAACTGGTCGGCGATATGACGGCGCTGCGCGTTGCACTCAACGCACTCGACAGCGATCCGGGCGATGCGCCGAACTGCGCGCGCGTTCAGGGCGTCTTTGCGCAACAGGCGGCTGCCGGAACACGTTTCGTGATCACCGACCGGGCCGGCCGCGTACTGTGTGGCAGCGCATTGTCAGCCGACATGGCGCCACCCACCGTCCCCAGCGAAGCGCCGATCGCCGCGCGCTTAGTACCCGACAAAGGGCTAATGCTGGCAATCAAGGGCGCCAATGGCGCGGCGGCGAAGGCGAGCGTCTATTTCCCCGCCGAGTTCCTGGCCGAGATCGGCCAGCCAAGCGGTTTCACCCCCCCTTTTTCTACGACGCTGATCCGCGAAGACGAATCGCTGCGGCTCGTTTCCCTGCCTGCCAGGGGGCCGCTCGAGCGGCGCGAGACGCAAATTCAGCCGCTCGGCATCGGCGAGTTGAGTCTGCAGATGAGCGTGCGCAGCCTGCCGATCACTTCACCACTGCTGATCGCGTTGCTGCTGCCGATCCTGATGTGGGCGGCGGCCGCCAGCATCAGCTGGTTCATCGTCGACCGGCTGTTGATCCGCCCGTTGCGGCAATTGCGCACGAGTGTCGCCGCCTATGTTCCGGGTGAGCTGATCGACCCGGCGCAAGTACGTGCCTTGCCCGCTCAGGAGATTCGCGAACTCGGCGATACTTTCCGCACGATCAGCCGCACCGTTGCCGAACATGAAGCCGGTCTGGCTGAAGGGCTGGTGCGGCAGACCCGCCTGACTCGCGAAGTCCATCACCGGGTGAAGAACAATCTTCAGGTCATTGCTAGCCTGATCAATTTCCATGCGCGCGGCGCCAAATCGCGTGAGGCAACTGACGCCTATGCCGGAATCCAGCGCCGCGTCGATGCGCTCGCGGTCGTCCATCGCCATCATTTCGCCGAGATGGAAGAACATCGCGGGCTCTCGCTGCGCTCGGTGGTCGGCGAACTCGCCTCGAACATTCGTGCGACCGCCCCCGAAGGATCGTCACAGATCGGCATCGCGATCGATGTCGAGCCCTATCTGGTCAATCAGGATGTCGCGATCGCCGTCGCCTTTCTCATCACCGAAATCGTCGAGCTGGCGATGAGTTGCAATCCGGCGGCGCAGATCAGGATTTCGGTCAAGGCCGCTGAAGTGCCGGAGCGGGCAATCCTGCGCCTCAGCTCGACCGCGCTGATCGAAGGCGATGTGCTACGTGAGATCGTGACCGAACGCTATGGACGTGTGATTGAAGGGTTGTCGCGCCAGCTTCGTTCCAAGCTCCACCATGATCCGCTGATCGGCGCCTACGAAATCGCCATCGCGGTTACGGGACGTGACTGA
- a CDS encoding peroxiredoxin, with translation MAKTIEQGAALPDIDLASPDGGRVNLRDYAGKPFILYFYPKDDTAGCTREAQDFSLLYPEFRALGAEILGVSLDTPAKHQKFIDKYDLTVPLASDDKEAAIHAFGVWIEKNLYGRTYMGIDRSTWLFDAQGVLVRVWRKVRVPGHAASVLEAVRELG, from the coding sequence ATGGCGAAAACGATCGAGCAAGGCGCGGCGTTGCCCGATATCGACCTGGCGAGCCCGGATGGCGGGCGGGTCAACCTCCGCGATTATGCCGGCAAGCCGTTCATCCTGTATTTCTATCCCAAGGACGACACGGCAGGCTGCACGCGCGAAGCGCAGGATTTCAGCCTTCTCTATCCCGAATTCCGCGCGCTCGGCGCCGAAATCCTCGGCGTGTCGCTCGATACGCCGGCCAAGCATCAGAAATTCATCGACAAATACGACCTGACCGTACCGCTGGCGAGCGACGATAAGGAAGCCGCGATCCATGCTTTCGGCGTCTGGATCGAAAAGAACCTGTACGGCAGAACCTATATGGGCATCGACCGCTCGACCTGGTTGTTCGACGCGCAAGGCGTGCTGGTGCGGGTGTGGCGCAAGGTCCGCGTGCCCGGCCATGCGGCGAGCGTATTGGAAGCGGTCAGGGAGCTCGGCTGA
- a CDS encoding response regulator, translated as MSLGQQLAPHLPFLRRYGRALTGSQSHGDRYVRATLEAIVAAPTEFPRDVDPRLGLYRTFQAIWNSTNFDETPENSGSDDYESIARARLARMTPLSRQALLLTAMEGFTPEDAAYLIDVETSEVDTLVAEALSEIEKQTRARVLIIEDEPIIAMDIEAIVRDLGHDVTGVAVTRDEAVALAMEDRPGLVLADIQLADDSSGIDAVKDILAEFQVPVIFITAFPERLLTGERPEPTFLITKPFQRSTVKAAISQALFFDQATVPAA; from the coding sequence ATGTCGCTTGGACAGCAGCTTGCCCCACACCTTCCCTTCCTGCGCCGTTACGGTCGCGCCCTGACCGGTAGCCAGTCGCATGGTGATCGCTATGTCCGTGCCACTCTGGAGGCGATCGTCGCGGCGCCGACCGAATTTCCACGCGATGTCGATCCCCGCCTTGGTCTTTACCGGACGTTCCAGGCGATCTGGAATTCGACCAATTTTGACGAGACGCCGGAGAATTCGGGCAGCGACGATTATGAATCGATCGCGCGCGCACGGCTGGCGCGGATGACCCCTTTGTCGCGCCAGGCGCTGCTGCTCACCGCGATGGAGGGATTCACGCCCGAGGACGCGGCCTATCTCATCGATGTGGAGACGAGCGAAGTCGATACGCTGGTCGCCGAGGCACTGTCCGAAATCGAGAAGCAGACCCGCGCTCGCGTCCTGATCATTGAGGATGAGCCGATCATCGCGATGGATATCGAAGCGATCGTGCGCGATCTGGGGCATGACGTGACCGGCGTCGCCGTCACCCGCGACGAGGCCGTCGCGCTGGCGATGGAGGACCGTCCCGGCCTAGTGCTGGCCGACATCCAGCTCGCCGACGACAGTTCGGGAATCGATGCGGTCAAGGATATCCTGGCCGAATTCCAGGTGCCTGTGATCTTCATTACCGCGTTCCCGGAGCGGCTGCTGACCGGCGAACGGCCGGAGCCCACCTTCCTGATCACCAAGCCGTTCCAGCGCTCGACCGTCAAGGCGGCGATCAGCCAAGCTCTGTTCTTCGATCAGGCGACCGTGCCGGCCGCCTGA
- the tatC gene encoding twin-arginine translocase subunit TatC, producing MSDTSEIDSTRAPLLDHLIELRRRLLYCAAALVVTFIAAFYFSRPIFAFLVHPLVAAGQSKIIYTQIFEAFFVQVKVAFFAAMMASFPVIANQLWQFVAPGLYRQEKRALLPFLLATPVLFIMGAAMAYYIAVPMALHFLLSYQGDLGGIQQEALPSVGNYLDFVMQFLFAFGLSFLLPVLLMLLERAGIVTRKQLVSARRYAIVAAFAIAAVLTPPDIGSQLLLAIPLVMLYEIALIGIWFTERKRAKVAADTEVTETP from the coding sequence GTGAGCGACACGAGCGAGATCGACTCGACTCGCGCGCCGCTGCTCGACCATCTGATCGAGCTGCGCCGTCGGTTACTTTATTGCGCAGCAGCACTTGTCGTCACTTTTATCGCAGCCTTTTATTTCTCTAGGCCGATCTTCGCGTTTCTGGTCCACCCGCTGGTCGCCGCCGGTCAAAGCAAGATAATCTATACACAGATTTTCGAGGCCTTCTTCGTCCAGGTGAAGGTCGCCTTCTTTGCTGCGATGATGGCGTCCTTCCCGGTGATCGCGAACCAGCTGTGGCAGTTTGTCGCGCCGGGTCTGTACCGGCAGGAAAAGCGTGCCTTGTTGCCCTTCCTGTTGGCCACGCCCGTGCTGTTCATCATGGGCGCGGCGATGGCCTATTATATCGCGGTGCCGATGGCGCTGCATTTCCTGCTGTCATACCAGGGTGACCTCGGCGGCATCCAACAGGAGGCTTTGCCCTCGGTCGGCAACTATCTCGATTTCGTGATGCAGTTCCTGTTCGCCTTTGGCCTGTCGTTTCTGCTGCCGGTGTTGTTGATGCTGCTCGAACGAGCCGGCATCGTGACGCGCAAGCAGTTGGTCAGTGCGCGACGTTACGCGATCGTCGCCGCTTTCGCGATTGCCGCCGTTCTGACCCCGCCTGATATCGGGTCCCAGCTGTTGCTCGCGATTCCGTTGGTGATGCTCTACGAAATCGCCTTGATTGGTATCTGGTTCACCGAGCGCAAGCGCGCCAAAGTTGCCGCCGACACCGAGGTGACCGAAACCCCTTAG
- a CDS encoding sigma-70 family RNA polymerase sigma factor → MTDADASDDEIGHEPVEHVPLSDPEFKKELAQVIPHLRAFGRSLSGNRDLADDLVQETLMKAWAARQRFQAGTNMRAWTFIILRNLYLSQMRRARFKGEWDDLVADRILAAPASQDKHVELGDMQRALLHLPQPQREALILVGAGGFAYEEAAEICGVAVGTIKSRVARGRVALEAILSDGSLPSRRTHTNEPGMTALDTIMGDVEELSRDRG, encoded by the coding sequence ATGACTGATGCCGATGCGAGCGACGATGAGATCGGCCACGAGCCGGTCGAGCACGTCCCGCTTTCCGATCCAGAGTTCAAGAAGGAACTGGCTCAGGTCATTCCGCATTTGCGCGCCTTTGGCCGCTCGCTATCGGGCAATCGCGACCTGGCCGACGATCTGGTACAGGAAACGCTGATGAAGGCCTGGGCGGCGCGGCAACGCTTCCAGGCCGGCACCAATATGCGCGCCTGGACCTTCATCATCCTGCGCAATCTGTATCTCAGCCAGATGCGCCGTGCGCGCTTCAAGGGCGAATGGGATGACCTTGTCGCCGACCGTATCCTTGCCGCGCCGGCAAGTCAGGACAAGCACGTCGAACTGGGTGATATGCAGCGTGCATTGCTCCACTTGCCGCAGCCGCAGCGTGAGGCGCTGATTCTCGTTGGCGCGGGCGGCTTTGCTTATGAAGAAGCGGCCGAGATTTGCGGCGTCGCCGTGGGCACGATCAAGAGCCGCGTCGCGCGCGGTCGCGTGGCGCTCGAGGCGATCCTGAGCGACGGATCATTGCCGTCGCGCCGCACGCACACCAATGAGCCGGGCATGACGGCGCTCGACACGATCATGGGAGATGTCGAGGAACTCAGTCGCGATCGCGGCTGA
- the glnE gene encoding bifunctional [glutamate--ammonia ligase]-adenylyl-L-tyrosine phosphorylase/[glutamate--ammonia-ligase] adenylyltransferase, whose protein sequence is MSNAPPDPRIIAAVGRAMADAPFLAMIMGREPEIVASLQHGVLPALGNIVIDDAAMPVGRRLRLERRRLALIVALGDLADALDLTAVTGALSDFADRALDTAIRAAIEERTPGAEPAGFTAIALGKQGSHELNYSSDIDPILIFDPETLPCRSREDPQEAAVRIGKRVVELLQARDGDGYVLRVDLRLRPSPEATPIALPVEAAIGYYESQALPWERAAFIRARAAAGDVALGRRFLEAVRPFVWRRALDFGAIGEIRGISRRIRDHHSQGQLFGPGFDLKRGRGGIREVEFFAQIHQLIHGGRDPVLRAPATRDALAKLAEAGWIGSDEAAAMTAAYTLFRTIEHRVQMVDDRQTHHLPVGAALDGVARLHGVADAAVLLDLLRPHVARTAQIYDSIEPDDEAALSNDRDRLAEQLGAAGFTDIDGAVQRIVQWRAGSYAALRSPAALEALEAVLPGLVEALGTSPDPHAAILRLDAMLARLPSAINFLRLIEARPALARLLGAILSHAAPLAEALGRRVELLDGLIDATALDPVGSVAALAAEMAAGEGDADYQAQLDHVRKIVGEKRFALGTQIVAGASDPLDVAAGYARVAEAAIETLARETVADFALRHGHVPDSELIILALGRMGGGAMTHASDLDLIYLFTGDFSVESDGEKPLGAVLYYNRLAQRLTAALSVATAAGPLYEVDTRLRPSGTQGPLSVSLDGFARYQRESAWTWEHMALTRARPVFGSADARAAVTAVIDEVLAGDRPKRDVVAEAASMRTEMAAHKPPHGPLDAKLLSGGLVDLEFAVHVAQLTHLTGFDPHLGRAIDELVAAGIAPAAMKPAHDLLTRMIVTLRLVAPDAQTPASATRALIARALGFENWEAAIASFDRTRQDVDDFWHSVAGRR, encoded by the coding sequence ATGAGCAACGCCCCACCAGACCCCCGGATCATCGCTGCCGTCGGCCGCGCAATGGCCGATGCGCCATTCCTCGCGATGATCATGGGGCGTGAGCCGGAGATCGTGGCGAGCTTGCAGCATGGTGTGTTGCCGGCGCTTGGCAATATCGTCATCGATGATGCGGCCATGCCCGTCGGCCGGCGGTTGCGGCTTGAGCGGCGACGGCTCGCGCTGATCGTGGCACTGGGTGATCTCGCTGACGCACTCGATCTCACCGCGGTGACCGGGGCGCTCAGCGATTTCGCCGATCGCGCGCTCGATACCGCGATCCGCGCCGCGATCGAGGAGCGTACGCCGGGCGCCGAGCCGGCCGGTTTTACCGCGATCGCGCTGGGCAAGCAGGGCAGTCATGAGCTCAACTATTCGTCGGACATCGATCCGATCCTGATCTTCGACCCCGAAACCCTGCCCTGCCGGTCGCGCGAGGATCCGCAAGAGGCGGCAGTGCGGATCGGCAAGCGCGTGGTCGAGCTGCTCCAGGCGCGCGACGGCGACGGTTATGTCCTGCGCGTCGATCTGCGCTTGCGGCCATCGCCCGAGGCGACGCCGATCGCGCTGCCGGTCGAGGCGGCGATTGGTTATTATGAATCACAGGCGCTGCCCTGGGAACGCGCCGCCTTCATTCGCGCCCGCGCCGCTGCGGGCGATGTCGCCCTGGGGCGCCGTTTCCTCGAAGCGGTGCGGCCGTTCGTGTGGCGCCGCGCGCTCGATTTCGGCGCGATTGGCGAGATCAGAGGCATTTCGCGCCGCATCCGCGACCACCATTCGCAAGGGCAGCTATTCGGCCCCGGCTTTGATCTGAAGCGTGGACGCGGCGGTATCCGCGAGGTCGAGTTCTTCGCGCAGATCCATCAATTGATCCATGGCGGGCGCGATCCGGTGCTGCGTGCGCCCGCAACGCGAGATGCGCTGGCGAAGCTGGCCGAAGCGGGATGGATCGGTAGCGATGAAGCTGCGGCGATGACCGCAGCTTACACGTTGTTCCGTACGATCGAACACCGTGTGCAGATGGTCGATGATCGCCAGACTCATCATTTGCCGGTCGGCGCGGCGCTCGACGGGGTGGCGCGCCTGCACGGCGTTGCCGACGCGGCGGTACTGCTCGACCTGCTGCGTCCGCACGTCGCGCGCACAGCGCAAATCTATGATTCGATCGAACCTGACGATGAAGCCGCCCTGTCGAATGACAGGGACCGCCTTGCCGAGCAGCTTGGGGCGGCGGGCTTTACCGATATCGACGGCGCGGTGCAGCGCATCGTACAGTGGCGCGCGGGGAGCTATGCCGCGTTGCGCAGTCCGGCCGCGCTCGAAGCGCTCGAGGCGGTGCTGCCCGGGCTGGTCGAGGCGCTGGGAACCTCGCCCGACCCGCATGCCGCGATCCTGCGGCTCGACGCGATGCTCGCGCGGCTGCCCAGTGCGATCAATTTCCTCCGGTTGATCGAAGCGCGACCGGCGCTCGCCCGGTTGCTTGGTGCAATCCTCAGTCATGCGGCGCCGCTGGCGGAGGCGCTCGGGCGACGCGTGGAATTGCTTGACGGGTTGATCGACGCGACCGCGCTTGATCCCGTCGGGTCGGTCGCAGCATTGGCGGCCGAGATGGCGGCGGGCGAAGGCGATGCGGACTATCAGGCGCAGCTGGATCATGTCCGCAAAATCGTTGGCGAGAAGCGTTTCGCATTGGGCACGCAGATCGTTGCCGGTGCATCCGATCCGCTCGACGTCGCGGCTGGTTATGCGCGTGTCGCCGAGGCGGCGATCGAGACGCTGGCGCGCGAAACGGTCGCCGATTTCGCGCTGCGGCACGGGCATGTCCCGGACAGCGAATTGATCATCCTCGCGCTTGGACGGATGGGCGGCGGAGCGATGACGCACGCGTCCGACCTCGATCTGATCTACCTCTTCACCGGCGATTTTTCGGTCGAATCCGATGGAGAAAAACCATTGGGTGCAGTGCTTTACTATAATCGGCTCGCACAGCGCCTTACCGCGGCCCTGTCGGTCGCGACCGCCGCCGGGCCGCTGTACGAGGTCGATACCCGGCTACGTCCGTCGGGCACGCAAGGGCCGCTCAGCGTCTCGCTCGACGGCTTCGCGCGGTATCAGCGCGAAAGCGCCTGGACCTGGGAACATATGGCGCTAACCCGGGCGCGACCGGTCTTCGGATCGGCGGATGCACGTGCCGCCGTGACAGCGGTGATTGACGAGGTCTTGGCCGGTGACCGGCCCAAGCGCGACGTCGTTGCGGAAGCCGCCAGCATGCGCACCGAAATGGCGGCGCACAAACCGCCGCACGGGCCGCTCGATGCAAAACTGCTGTCAGGTGGCCTGGTCGATCTCGAATTCGCGGTTCATGTCGCGCAGCTTACCCATTTAACCGGGTTCGATCCGCATCTTGGTCGGGCGATCGACGAGCTCGTGGCCGCGGGCATCGCGCCCGCCGCGATGAAGCCGGCGCATGATTTGCTGACGCGCATGATCGTCACGCTGCGGCTGGTCGCGCCCGACGCGCAAACGCCCGCATCGGCGACGCGGGCGCTGATCGCCCGGGCGCTCGGCTTCGAAAACTGGGAGGCGGCCATTGCCTCGTTCGATCGGACTCGGCAGGACGTCGACGATTTCTGGCATTCCGTAGCGGGGAGAAGATGA
- the scpB gene encoding SMC-Scp complex subunit ScpB produces the protein MNPPDDLTRAVEAVLFAATEPMTAEAIRAHLNDAAGVREALDTVQELYAGRGVELVRRGERWHFQTAADMAHLLRRDREEPRKLSRAGIETLAIIAYHEPATRAEIEAIRGVQISKGTIDVLMEAGWVRPAGRREVPGRPLLYATTPEFLAHFGLSSRRDLPGIDDLRAAGLLDPVDLAFEQLEVESSDEED, from the coding sequence GTGAACCCGCCCGATGATCTGACTCGCGCGGTAGAGGCGGTGCTGTTCGCGGCGACCGAGCCAATGACGGCGGAGGCGATTCGCGCCCATCTGAACGACGCGGCTGGCGTGCGCGAGGCGCTCGACACCGTTCAGGAGCTTTACGCAGGGCGGGGAGTTGAACTCGTGCGGCGTGGAGAGCGCTGGCATTTTCAGACTGCGGCCGACATGGCGCACCTGCTGCGCCGCGATCGCGAGGAGCCGCGCAAATTGTCCCGAGCGGGCATCGAGACGCTGGCAATCATCGCTTATCACGAACCCGCGACTCGGGCCGAGATCGAGGCGATCCGCGGCGTGCAGATATCCAAAGGCACGATCGACGTGTTGATGGAGGCTGGCTGGGTGAGGCCCGCCGGCCGGCGCGAGGTGCCGGGGCGACCCCTGCTTTATGCGACGACGCCGGAATTTCTGGCCCATTTCGGGCTTTCGAGCCGGCGTGATTTGCCGGGAATTGATGACCTTAGGGCGGCGGGCCTGCTTGATCCGGTAGATTTGGCATTCGAGCAGCTAGAGGTGGAATCTTCCGACGAGGAGGACTAG
- the tatB gene encoding Sec-independent protein translocase protein TatB, with protein sequence MFDVAPTELLLVAVVALLVIGPKDLPKAMRFVGYWVGRARGVARQFRSGFDSMVREAELQDMEKRWAAENERIMREHPPTPAQHMLPMAMSDATLADTATSDAQGIGDGDSAPVMVEMPIVAPAPNPDDALVSAPKKPRAPRKKAES encoded by the coding sequence ATGTTCGACGTCGCGCCTACCGAACTCCTCCTCGTCGCGGTTGTCGCGCTGCTCGTCATCGGCCCTAAGGATTTGCCGAAGGCGATGCGTTTTGTCGGCTATTGGGTCGGCCGTGCGCGCGGCGTGGCGCGGCAATTCCGCTCGGGTTTCGATTCGATGGTGCGCGAGGCCGAGTTGCAAGACATGGAGAAACGCTGGGCGGCCGAGAATGAGCGGATCATGCGTGAGCATCCGCCAACGCCCGCTCAGCATATGTTGCCGATGGCCATGTCGGATGCCACTTTGGCTGATACCGCCACATCCGATGCACAGGGCATCGGGGACGGAGACTCGGCGCCGGTGATGGTCGAAATGCCGATCGTCGCACCCGCCCCGAACCCTGACGACGCGCTTGTATCGGCGCCCAAAAAACCCCGCGCGCCGCGCAAGAAGGCGGAATCGTGA
- the erpA gene encoding iron-sulfur cluster insertion protein ErpA gives MATLAQAEITLTPSAASRVAAIAARQGKPAILRLAVDGGGCSGFQYKFELADTVAADDTVAETQAVKLVVDPISLDLVRGCAVDYVESLGGAAFKVENPNAASGCGCGSSFSV, from the coding sequence ATGGCCACATTAGCTCAAGCCGAGATCACACTGACGCCGTCGGCGGCGTCGCGCGTCGCGGCGATCGCTGCGCGGCAGGGAAAGCCCGCCATCCTGCGCCTTGCGGTCGATGGCGGCGGATGTTCGGGTTTCCAGTACAAGTTCGAACTCGCCGATACGGTCGCCGCCGATGATACGGTTGCGGAAACGCAAGCGGTCAAGCTGGTGGTCGATCCGATCAGCCTCGATCTGGTGCGCGGGTGTGCGGTCGATTATGTCGAATCGCTCGGTGGCGCCGCGTTCAAGGTCGAGAACCCCAATGCCGCCTCGGGCTGCGGTTGCGGTTCGAGCTTTTCGGTCTGA
- a CDS encoding twin-arginine translocase TatA/TatE family subunit, which produces MGSFSLVHWLVFGIVAILLLGGGRFSNMMGDVAKGIKQFKKGMAEEDDKVEPTRIEAKKAADPAFDRDGEKLREER; this is translated from the coding sequence ATGGGTAGTTTCAGCCTGGTTCACTGGCTGGTGTTCGGGATCGTCGCGATTCTGCTCCTCGGCGGTGGTCGCTTCTCGAACATGATGGGTGATGTCGCCAAGGGCATCAAGCAGTTCAAAAAGGGCATGGCCGAGGAAGACGACAAGGTCGAGCCGACGCGTATCGAGGCAAAAAAGGCCGCCGATCCTGCTTTTGACCGCGATGGCGAAAAGCTCCGCGAGGAACGTTGA